One region of Streptococcus salivarius genomic DNA includes:
- a CDS encoding DNA-directed RNA polymerase subunit alpha: MIEFEKPIITKIDENKDYGKFVIEPLERGYGTTLGNSLRRVLLSSLPGAAVTSIKIDGVLHEFDTVPGVREDVMQIILNIKGLAVKSYVEDEKTIELDVQGPAEVTAGDILTDSDIEIVNPDHYLFTIADGASLKATMTVATNRGYVPADENKKDDAPVGTLAVDSIYTPVKKVNYQVEPARVGSNDGFDKLTIEIMTNGTIIPEDALGLSARVLIEHLNLFTDLTDVAKATDVMKETEKVNDEKVLDRTIEELDLSVRSYNCLKRAGINTVHDLTEKTEPEMMKVRNLGRKSLEEVKVKLADLGLGLKNDK; this comes from the coding sequence ATGATTGAGTTTGAAAAACCAATAATAACAAAAATTGATGAAAATAAAGATTACGGCAAATTTGTCATCGAACCACTAGAACGTGGTTATGGTACAACTTTGGGTAACTCTCTTCGTCGTGTACTTTTGTCATCACTTCCAGGTGCTGCCGTAACATCAATTAAGATTGATGGAGTACTCCACGAATTTGATACCGTACCAGGCGTCCGTGAAGACGTGATGCAAATCATCCTTAATATTAAAGGACTTGCTGTAAAATCTTACGTCGAAGACGAAAAGACAATTGAACTTGATGTCCAAGGTCCAGCTGAAGTTACTGCTGGAGACATCTTGACTGATAGCGACATTGAAATTGTTAACCCTGATCATTATCTTTTCACTATCGCTGACGGCGCTTCTTTGAAAGCGACTATGACTGTAGCTACAAACCGTGGTTATGTTCCAGCAGATGAAAACAAGAAAGATGATGCACCAGTGGGAACATTGGCTGTAGATTCAATCTACACACCAGTGAAGAAAGTCAATTATCAAGTTGAACCTGCCCGTGTAGGTAGCAATGATGGTTTTGATAAATTGACAATCGAAATCATGACAAACGGAACAATCATCCCTGAAGATGCCCTCGGTCTCTCGGCTCGCGTTTTGATTGAACACTTGAACTTGTTTACTGACCTTACTGACGTTGCTAAAGCCACTGATGTAATGAAAGAAACTGAAAAAGTGAACGATGAAAAGGTGCTTGACCGTACCATCGAAGAACTTGATTTGTCTGTACGCTCATATAACTGTTTGAAACGTGCCGGTATTAATACCGTTCATGATTTGACAGAAAAAACTGAGCCTGAAATGATGAAAGTCCGTAACCTAGGTCGTAAATCTCTTGAAGAAGTCAAAGTTAAGTTGGCTGATCTTGGACTTGGACTCAAAAACGATAAATAA
- the rpsK gene encoding 30S ribosomal protein S11 — MAKPTRKRRVKKNIESGIAHIHATFNNTIVMITDVHGNAVAWSSAGALGFKGSRKSTPFAAQMASEAAAKSAQEHGLKTVEVTVKGPGSGRESAIRALAAAGLEVTAIRDVTPVPHNGCRPPKRRRV, encoded by the coding sequence TTGGCTAAACCAACACGTAAACGTCGTGTGAAAAAGAATATCGAATCTGGTATTGCTCACATTCACGCTACTTTCAATAACACTATTGTTATGATTACAGATGTGCATGGTAACGCTGTAGCATGGTCATCAGCTGGTGCTCTTGGTTTCAAAGGTTCTCGTAAATCTACACCATTTGCTGCACAAATGGCTTCAGAAGCTGCTGCTAAATCTGCACAAGAACATGGTCTTAAAACAGTTGAAGTAACTGTTAAAGGTCCTGGTTCAGGTCGTGAGTCTGCTATCCGTGCTCTTGCTGCTGCAGGTCTTGAAGTAACAGCAATCCGTGATGTAACACCTGTACCACATAATGGTTGTCGTCCTCCAAAACGTCGTCGTGTGTAA
- the rpsM gene encoding 30S ribosomal protein S13 encodes MARIAGVDIPNDKRVVISLTYVYGIGLATSKKILAAAGVSEDIRVKDLTNDQEDAIRREVDAIKVEGDLRREVNLNIKRLMEIGSYRGIRHRRGLPVRGQNTKNNARTRKGKAVAIAGKKK; translated from the coding sequence ATGGCTCGTATTGCTGGAGTTGACATTCCAAACGATAAACGTGTAGTAATTTCACTTACTTACGTATACGGTATCGGACTTGCAACATCTAAGAAAATCTTGGCTGCTGCAGGCGTTTCTGAAGACATCCGCGTTAAAGATTTGACAAACGATCAAGAAGACGCTATCCGTCGCGAAGTGGATGCAATCAAAGTTGAAGGTGACCTTCGTCGTGAAGTTAACCTTAACATCAAACGTTTGATGGAAATCGGTTCATACCGTGGTATCCGTCACCGTCGTGGACTTCCTGTCCGTGGACAAAACACTAAAAACAATGCCCGCACTCGTAAAGGGAAAGCTGTTGCGATTGCAGGTAAGAAAAAATAA
- the rpmJ gene encoding 50S ribosomal protein L36, producing MKVRPSVKPICEYCKVIRRNGRVMVICPTNPKHKQRQG from the coding sequence ATGAAGGTAAGACCATCGGTTAAACCAATTTGCGAATACTGTAAAGTTATTCGTCGTAACGGTCGTGTTATGGTAATTTGTCCAACAAATCCAAAACACAAACAACGTCAAGGATAA
- the infA gene encoding translation initiation factor IF-1, whose protein sequence is MAKEDVIEIEGKVVETMPNAMFTVELENGHQILATVSGKIRKNYIRILVGDRVTVEMSPYDLTRGRITYRFK, encoded by the coding sequence GTGGCAAAAGAAGACGTGATTGAAATTGAAGGTAAAGTTGTAGAAACTATGCCTAATGCTATGTTTACTGTTGAATTGGAAAATGGACACCAAATTTTGGCGACAGTTTCTGGTAAAATCCGTAAAAACTACATTCGTATTTTGGTCGGTGACCGTGTGACTGTTGAAATGAGTCCTTATGATTTGACACGTGGACGCATCACATACCGCTTTAAATAA
- a CDS encoding adenylate kinase encodes MNLLIMGLPGAGKGTQAAKIVEEFGVAHISTGDMFRAAMANQTEMGTLAKSFIDKGELVPDEVTNGIVKERLAESDIAEKGFLLDGYPRTIEQAHALDETLKALGIKLDGVINIEVNPESLVERLSGRFICRSCGATYHKVFNPTKVEGTCDVCGEHEFFQREDDKPETVKRRLDVNIAQGEPIIAHYRELGLVSDIQGNQDIDDVFADVKKAIAAIK; translated from the coding sequence ATGAATCTTTTAATTATGGGTCTACCAGGTGCTGGTAAAGGGACTCAAGCTGCAAAAATTGTTGAAGAATTTGGTGTAGCTCACATCTCAACTGGTGATATGTTCCGTGCTGCTATGGCTAACCAAACAGAAATGGGAACTTTGGCAAAATCATTCATCGATAAAGGTGAATTGGTACCAGATGAAGTGACAAATGGAATCGTTAAAGAGCGTTTGGCTGAATCTGATATTGCTGAAAAAGGTTTCTTGCTAGATGGTTATCCACGTACTATTGAGCAAGCTCATGCATTGGATGAAACATTGAAAGCACTTGGTATTAAACTTGACGGTGTAATCAATATTGAAGTTAATCCAGAGAGTTTGGTTGAACGTCTTTCAGGTCGTTTCATTTGTCGCTCATGTGGTGCAACATATCATAAAGTATTCAACCCAACTAAGGTTGAAGGAACATGTGATGTTTGTGGCGAACATGAATTCTTCCAACGTGAAGATGACAAACCTGAAACTGTTAAACGTCGTCTTGACGTAAACATTGCTCAAGGTGAGCCAATTATTGCACATTATCGTGAGCTTGGTCTTGTATCAGATATTCAAGGTAACCAAGATATCGATGATGTATTCGCTGATGTTAAAAAAGCGATTGCAGCAATTAAATAA
- the secY gene encoding preprotein translocase subunit SecY → MFFKLLKDALKVKNVRNKILFTIFIIFVFRVGTHVTVPGINAESLKQLSDLPFLNMLNLVSGNAMNNFSIFSMGVSPYITASIIVQLLQMDIYPKFVEWGKQGEVGRRKLNQATRYITLVLAFVQSIGITASFNTLSSISLVKTPNVSTYLLIGTILTAGSIIVTWLGEQITDKGFGNGVSMIIFSGIIASIPKMFSTIYEDFFVNVRSGELTRSYIIVALLIVVGLAIVFFTTFVQQAEYQIPIQYTKLVQGAPTSSYLPLKVNPAGVIPVIFASSITTIPSTILPFFSKVTWLSHLQGLLSYNTPSGMITYAILIILFSFFYTFVQVNPEKTAENLQKNGSYIPSVRPGRETEKYMSSLLKRLATIGAVFLAFISLAPIAAQQFMHLTSSIALGGTSLLILISTGIEGMKQLEGYLLKRQYVGFMNLED, encoded by the coding sequence ATGTTCTTTAAACTATTAAAAGACGCATTGAAAGTCAAAAACGTTCGTAATAAGATTTTATTTACAATCTTCATTATTTTCGTTTTTCGTGTAGGGACTCATGTAACAGTTCCTGGTATCAATGCGGAAAGTTTGAAACAATTAAGTGATTTACCTTTCTTGAACATGCTTAACTTGGTGTCTGGTAATGCCATGAATAACTTCTCTATCTTCTCGATGGGGGTTAGTCCTTACATTACAGCATCAATCATTGTCCAACTTTTGCAGATGGATATTTATCCAAAATTTGTAGAGTGGGGCAAACAAGGGGAAGTTGGTCGTCGTAAATTGAACCAAGCGACTCGCTACATCACTCTTGTTTTAGCCTTTGTTCAATCGATTGGTATTACAGCAAGTTTTAATACTCTCTCATCAATTTCATTGGTTAAAACACCAAATGTTTCAACCTACCTATTGATTGGAACAATTCTAACTGCTGGTAGCATAATTGTGACATGGCTTGGTGAACAAATCACAGATAAAGGTTTTGGTAATGGTGTGTCAATGATTATCTTTTCAGGGATCATTGCTTCTATTCCAAAAATGTTCTCAACAATTTACGAGGATTTCTTTGTCAACGTTCGTTCAGGAGAATTGACTCGTTCATATATCATAGTTGCTTTGCTAATTGTGGTAGGTTTGGCGATTGTCTTCTTTACGACATTTGTTCAACAGGCAGAATATCAAATTCCAATTCAATATACTAAATTGGTTCAAGGGGCTCCAACGAGTTCTTACCTTCCATTGAAAGTTAATCCAGCTGGTGTTATTCCCGTTATCTTTGCTAGCTCGATTACAACAATCCCTAGTACTATTCTTCCATTCTTCTCGAAGGTTACATGGTTATCACACTTACAAGGACTACTCTCGTATAATACACCTAGTGGAATGATCACTTACGCGATATTGATTATCTTGTTCTCATTCTTCTACACATTTGTCCAAGTAAATCCTGAAAAAACTGCAGAAAATCTTCAAAAGAATGGGTCTTATATTCCTAGTGTTCGTCCAGGTCGTGAGACTGAAAAGTACATGTCTTCATTGCTTAAGAGATTGGCAACAATCGGGGCTGTATTTCTCGCGTTTATTTCATTGGCTCCAATTGCGGCTCAACAGTTTATGCACCTTACAAGCTCAATCGCGCTTGGTGGTACATCTCTTTTGATCTTGATTTCAACTGGTATCGAAGGTATGAAACAACTCGAAGGTTACCTATTGAAACGTCAGTACGTTGGATTTATGAATCTTGAAGACTAA
- the rplO gene encoding 50S ribosomal protein L15, with protein MKLHELKPAEGSRKVRNRVGRGTSSGNGKTSGRGQKGQKARSGGGVRPGFEGGQTPLFRRLPKRGFTNINAKEYALVNLDQLNVFEDGTEVTPAVLKEAGIVRAEKSGVKVLGNGELTKKLTVKAAKFSKSAEAAITAKGGSIEVI; from the coding sequence ATGAAACTTCATGAATTGAAACCTGCTGAAGGTTCTCGTAAAGTCCGTAACCGTGTAGGTCGTGGTACTTCATCTGGTAACGGTAAAACTTCAGGCCGTGGTCAAAAAGGTCAAAAAGCTCGTAGCGGTGGTGGCGTACGTCCAGGATTTGAAGGTGGACAAACTCCATTGTTCCGTCGTCTTCCAAAACGTGGATTCACTAACATCAACGCTAAAGAATACGCACTTGTAAACCTTGATCAATTGAACGTCTTTGAAGATGGTACAGAAGTAACTCCAGCAGTTCTTAAAGAAGCTGGAATCGTTCGTGCTGAAAAATCAGGCGTTAAAGTTCTTGGTAACGGCGAATTGACTAAGAAACTGACTGTTAAAGCAGCTAAATTCTCAAAATCTGCTGAAGCAGCTATCACTGCTAAAGGTGGTTCAATCGAAGTCATCTAA
- the rpmD gene encoding 50S ribosomal protein L30 — protein MAQIKITLTKSPIGRKPEQRKTVVALGLGKLNSSVVKEDNAAIRGMVNAVSHLVTVEDVK, from the coding sequence ATGGCTCAAATTAAAATTACTTTGACTAAGTCTCCAATCGGACGCAAACCAGAACAACGTAAAACAGTTGTTGCTCTTGGACTTGGTAAATTGAATAGCTCAGTTGTTAAAGAAGACAACGCTGCTATCCGTGGTATGGTCAACGCAGTATCTCACTTGGTAACTGTAGAAGACGTTAAATAA
- the rpsE gene encoding 30S ribosomal protein S5: MAFKDNAVELEERVVAINRVTKVVKGGRNMRFAALVVVGDRNGRVGFGTGKSQEVPEAIRKAVEAAKKNLIEVPMVGTTIPHEVRSEFGGAKVLLKPAVEGAGVAAGGAVRAVIELAGVADVTSKSLGSNTPINIVRATVEGLKQLKRAEEVAALRGISVSDLA; the protein is encoded by the coding sequence ATGGCATTTAAAGATAATGCAGTAGAACTTGAAGAACGCGTAGTTGCTATCAACCGTGTTACTAAAGTTGTAAAAGGTGGACGCAACATGCGTTTTGCTGCTCTTGTTGTTGTTGGTGACCGTAATGGTCGCGTAGGATTTGGTACTGGTAAATCTCAAGAGGTTCCAGAAGCTATCCGTAAAGCAGTTGAAGCAGCTAAGAAAAACCTTATCGAAGTTCCTATGGTTGGTACAACTATTCCTCACGAAGTTCGTTCAGAATTTGGTGGAGCGAAAGTATTGTTGAAACCAGCTGTTGAAGGGGCTGGGGTTGCCGCTGGTGGTGCAGTTCGTGCCGTCATCGAATTGGCTGGTGTTGCTGATGTAACATCTAAATCACTCGGTTCAAACACTCCAATCAACATCGTTCGTGCGACTGTTGAAGGGTTGAAACAACTTAAACGTGCTGAAGAAGTTGCGGCTCTTCGTGGCATCTCAGTATCTGACTTGGCATAA
- the rplR gene encoding 50S ribosomal protein L18, whose product MISKPDKNKLRQKRHRRVRGKLSGTADRPRLNIFRSNTGIYAQVIDDVAGVTLASASTLDKEVSKGTKTEQAVVVGKLVAERAVAKGISEVVFDRGGYLYHGRVKALADSARENGLKF is encoded by the coding sequence GTGATTTCGAAACCAGATAAAAACAAACTCCGCCAAAAACGCCACCGTCGCGTTCGCGGAAAACTCTCTGGAACTGCTGATCGCCCACGTTTGAACATTTTCCGTTCTAATACAGGCATCTACGCTCAAGTTATTGATGACGTAGCGGGTGTAACGCTCGCAAGTGCATCAACTCTTGATAAAGAAGTTTCTAAAGGAACTAAAACAGAACAAGCCGTTGTTGTCGGTAAACTTGTTGCTGAACGCGCAGTAGCTAAAGGTATTTCTGAAGTGGTGTTTGACCGCGGTGGATATCTCTATCACGGACGTGTTAAAGCTTTGGCTGACTCAGCTCGTGAAAACGGATTGAAATTCTAA
- the rplF gene encoding 50S ribosomal protein L6 — protein sequence MSRIGNKVITLPAGVEVTNNDNVVTVKGPKGELTREFNKNIEIKVEGNEVTLHRPNDSKENKTIHGTSRANLNNMVVGVSEGFKKELEMRGVGYRAQLQGTKLVLSVGKSHQDEVEAPEGITFEVPSATSIVVSGINKEVVGQTAAYIRSLRSPEPYKGKGIRYVGEYVRRKEGKTGK from the coding sequence ATGTCACGTATTGGTAATAAAGTTATTACTTTGCCTGCTGGTGTTGAAGTAACAAACAACGATAACGTTGTTACTGTTAAAGGACCTAAAGGCGAACTCACTCGTGAGTTTAACAAAAACATTGAAATCAAAGTTGAAGGCAACGAAGTTACACTTCACCGTCCAAACGACTCAAAAGAAAACAAAACAATCCACGGTACTTCACGTGCAAACTTGAACAACATGGTTGTTGGTGTTTCTGAAGGTTTCAAAAAAGAACTTGAAATGCGCGGTGTCGGATATCGTGCGCAACTCCAAGGAACAAAACTTGTTCTTTCAGTTGGTAAATCTCACCAAGACGAAGTTGAAGCTCCAGAAGGTATTACTTTTGAAGTACCATCTGCAACTTCAATCGTTGTAAGTGGTATTAACAAAGAAGTTGTTGGTCAAACAGCTGCTTACATCCGTAGCCTTCGTTCACCAGAACCTTACAAAGGTAAAGGTATCCGTTACGTTGGTGAATACGTACGTCGTAAAGAAGGTAAAACTGGTAAATAA
- the rpsH gene encoding 30S ribosomal protein S8: MVMTDPIADFLTRIRNANQAKHEVLEVPASNIKKGIAEILKREGFVKNVEVIEDDKQGIIRVFLKYGQNGERVITNLKRISKPGLRVYSKREDVPKVLNGLGIAIISTSEGLLTDKEARQKNVGGEVIAYVW; encoded by the coding sequence ATGGTTATGACTGACCCAATTGCAGATTTCTTGACACGTATTCGTAACGCTAACCAAGCTAAACACGAAGTACTTGAAGTACCTGCATCAAACATTAAAAAAGGTATCGCTGAAATCCTTAAACGTGAAGGTTTCGTAAAAAACGTTGAAGTTATCGAAGATGACAAACAAGGTATCATCCGCGTATTCTTGAAATACGGACAAAACGGTGAACGTGTTATCACTAACTTGAAACGTATCTCAAAACCAGGTCTTCGTGTTTACTCTAAACGTGAAGATGTTCCTAAAGTTCTTAACGGACTTGGAATCGCGATCATCTCTACTTCAGAAGGTCTTTTGACTGACAAAGAAGCTCGTCAAAAGAACGTTGGTGGAGAAGTTATCGCTTACGTTTGGTAA
- a CDS encoding type Z 30S ribosomal protein S14, giving the protein MAKKSMIAKNKRPAKFSTQAYTRCERCGRPHSVYRKFKLCRVCFRELAYKGQIPGVTKASW; this is encoded by the coding sequence TTGGCTAAAAAATCAATGATTGCTAAGAACAAACGCCCTGCGAAGTTCTCTACGCAAGCTTACACTCGTTGCGAACGTTGTGGACGTCCACACTCAGTTTATCGCAAATTTAAACTTTGCCGTGTTTGCTTCCGTGAATTGGCTTACAAAGGTCAAATTCCAGGTGTTACCAAAGCTTCTTGGTAA
- the rplE gene encoding 50S ribosomal protein L5: MANRLKEKYTNEVIPALTEKFNYSSVMAVPKVDKIVINMGVGEAVNNAKTLEKAAAELALISGQKPLITKAKKSIAGFRLREGVAIGAKVTLRGERMYEFLDKLVSVSLPRVRDFHGVPTKSFDGRGNYTLGVKEQLIFPEINFDDVDKVRGMDIVIVTTANTDEEGRELLKGLGMPFAK, encoded by the coding sequence ATGGCTAACCGTCTTAAAGAAAAATACACTAACGAAGTAATTCCAGCTTTGACTGAAAAATTTAACTATTCTTCAGTTATGGCTGTGCCAAAAGTTGATAAAATCGTTATCAACATGGGTGTTGGTGAAGCTGTAAACAACGCTAAAACTCTTGAAAAAGCTGCTGCTGAGTTGGCACTTATTTCAGGTCAAAAACCATTGATTACTAAAGCTAAGAAATCAATCGCTGGCTTCCGTCTTCGTGAAGGTGTAGCGATCGGTGCTAAAGTTACCCTTCGTGGTGAACGCATGTACGAATTCTTGGATAAATTGGTATCAGTATCACTTCCACGTGTTCGTGACTTCCATGGTGTTCCAACTAAATCATTTGATGGACGTGGTAACTACACACTTGGTGTTAAAGAACAACTTATCTTCCCAGAAATCAACTTCGACGATGTTGATAAAGTACGTGGTATGGATATCGTTATCGTAACTACTGCTAACACTGACGAAGAAGGTCGTGAATTGCTTAAAGGCCTTGGAATGCCTTTTGCAAAATAA
- the rplX gene encoding 50S ribosomal protein L24, whose amino-acid sequence MFVKKGDKVRVIAGKDKGTEAVVLKALPKVNKVVVEGVAIIKKHQKPSAENPQGAIVEKEAPIHASNVQVLDKNGVAGRVGYKVVDGKKVRYNKKSGEVLD is encoded by the coding sequence ATGTTTGTAAAAAAAGGCGATAAAGTTCGCGTTATTGCTGGTAAAGACAAAGGAACTGAAGCAGTAGTTCTTAAAGCTCTTCCAAAAGTAAACAAAGTTGTTGTTGAAGGTGTTGCAATCATCAAAAAACACCAAAAACCATCAGCAGAAAACCCTCAAGGTGCTATCGTGGAAAAAGAAGCACCAATCCACGCTTCAAACGTTCAAGTTCTTGACAAGAACGGTGTAGCTGGACGTGTAGGTTACAAAGTTGTTGACGGCAAAAAAGTTCGTTACAACAAAAAATCAGGCGAAGTGCTTGACTAA
- the rplN gene encoding 50S ribosomal protein L14, which translates to MIQQESRLKVADNSGAREILTIKVLGGSGRKFANIGDVIVATVKQATPGGAVKKGDVVKAVIVRTKTGARRPDGSYIKFDDNAAVIIRDDKTPRGTRIFGPVARELREGGYMRIVSLAPEVL; encoded by the coding sequence ATGATTCAACAAGAAAGTCGCTTAAAAGTTGCTGATAATAGCGGTGCTCGTGAAATCTTGACTATCAAGGTTCTTGGTGGTTCAGGACGTAAATTCGCTAACATCGGCGACGTTATCGTTGCAACTGTTAAACAAGCTACACCAGGTGGAGCTGTTAAAAAAGGTGATGTTGTTAAAGCTGTTATCGTTCGTACAAAAACTGGTGCTCGCCGTCCAGACGGTTCATACATCAAGTTTGATGACAACGCTGCAGTAATCATCCGCGATGACAAAACTCCTCGTGGAACTCGTATCTTTGGCCCTGTTGCACGTGAATTGCGTGAAGGTGGATACATGCGTATCGTATCTTTGGCGCCAGAAGTACTTTAA
- the rpsQ gene encoding 30S ribosomal protein S17 — MERNQRKTLVGRVVSDKMDKTITVVVETKRNHPVYGKRINYSKKYKAHDENNVAKEGDIVRIMETRPLSATKRFRLVEVVEEAVII, encoded by the coding sequence ATGGAACGTAATCAACGTAAAACCCTTGTTGGACGCGTAGTATCTGACAAGATGGATAAAACAATCACAGTTGTAGTTGAAACTAAACGTAACCACCCAGTCTATGGTAAACGTATCAACTATTCTAAAAAATACAAAGCACATGATGAAAACAACGTTGCTAAAGAAGGCGATATCGTTCGTATCATGGAAACTCGCCCACTTTCAGCTACAAAACGCTTCCGTCTTGTAGAAGTTGTGGAAGAAGCTGTTATTATCTAA
- the rpmC gene encoding 50S ribosomal protein L29, whose translation MKLEEIKKFVAELRGLSQEELAKKENELKKELFDLRFQAAAGQLDQTARLNEVKKQIARVKTVQSEIK comes from the coding sequence ATGAAACTTGAAGAAATCAAAAAGTTTGTTGCTGAGCTTCGTGGCTTGTCTCAAGAAGAGCTTGCTAAAAAAGAAAACGAACTTAAGAAAGAACTTTTCGACCTTCGTTTCCAAGCTGCAGCAGGTCAACTTGATCAAACTGCCCGTTTGAACGAAGTGAAAAAACAAATTGCACGTGTTAAAACTGTGCAATCTGAAATCAAATAA
- the rplP gene encoding 50S ribosomal protein L16: MLVPKRVKHRREFRGKMRGEAKGGKEVSFGEYGLQATTSHWITNRQIEAARIAMTRYMKRGGKVWIKIFPHKSYTAKAIGVRMGSGKGAPEGWVAPVKRGKVMFEIAGVSEEVAREALRLASHKLPVKCKFVKREAE, encoded by the coding sequence ATGTTAGTACCTAAACGTGTTAAACACCGTCGTGAATTCCGTGGAAAAATGCGCGGTGAGGCTAAAGGTGGTAAAGAAGTATCATTCGGTGAATACGGTCTTCAAGCTACAACTAGCCACTGGATCACAAACCGTCAAATCGAGGCTGCTCGTATTGCCATGACTCGTTACATGAAACGTGGTGGTAAGGTTTGGATCAAGATCTTCCCACACAAATCATACACTGCTAAAGCTATCGGTGTACGTATGGGTTCTGGTAAAGGGGCACCTGAAGGTTGGGTAGCACCAGTTAAACGTGGTAAAGTAATGTTCGAAATCGCAGGTGTTTCTGAAGAAGTTGCACGTGAAGCGCTTCGTCTTGCTAGCCACAAATTGCCAGTTAAATGTAAATTCGTGAAACGTGAAGCAGAATAA
- the rpsC gene encoding 30S ribosomal protein S3, giving the protein MGQKVHPIGMRVGIIRDWDAKWYAEKEYADYLHEDLAIRKFIQKELADASVSTIEIERAVNKVIVSLHTAKPGMVIGKGGSNVDALRAQLNKLTGKQVHINIVEIKKPDLDAHLVGETIARQLEQRVAFRRAQKQAIQRAMRAGAKGIKTQVSGRLNGADIARAEGYSEGTVPLHTLRADIDYAWEEADTTYGKLGVKVWIYRGEVLPARKNTKGGK; this is encoded by the coding sequence GTGGGTCAAAAAGTACATCCAATTGGTATGCGTGTCGGGATCATCCGTGACTGGGATGCGAAATGGTATGCTGAAAAAGAATACGCAGATTACCTTCACGAAGATTTGGCAATCCGCAAATTCATTCAAAAAGAACTTGCAGACGCTTCAGTTTCAACTATTGAAATCGAACGTGCTGTAAACAAAGTTATTGTTTCACTTCACACTGCTAAACCAGGTATGGTTATCGGTAAAGGTGGATCAAACGTTGACGCTCTTCGCGCTCAACTTAACAAATTGACTGGAAAACAAGTACACATCAACATCGTTGAAATCAAGAAACCTGATTTGGACGCTCACCTTGTTGGTGAAACAATTGCTCGCCAACTTGAGCAACGTGTTGCTTTCCGTCGTGCACAAAAACAAGCTATCCAACGTGCAATGCGTGCTGGAGCTAAAGGAATCAAAACTCAAGTATCAGGTCGTTTGAACGGTGCAGATATCGCCCGTGCAGAAGGATACTCTGAAGGTACAGTTCCACTTCACACACTTCGCGCTGATATCGATTACGCTTGGGAAGAAGCTGACACAACTTACGGTAAACTTGGTGTTAAAGTTTGGATCTACCGTGGAGAAGTTCTTCCAGCTCGTAAAAACACTAAAGGAGGCAAATAA
- the rplV gene encoding 50S ribosomal protein L22, which translates to MAEITSAKAMARTVRVSPRKTRLVLDLIRGKNVADAIAILKFTPNKAARIVEKTLNSAIANAENNFGLEKANLVVSETFANEGPTMKRFRPRAKGSASPINKRTTHVTVVVSEK; encoded by the coding sequence ATGGCAGAAATTACTTCAGCTAAAGCAATGGCTCGTACAGTGCGTGTTTCACCTCGTAAAACACGTCTTGTTCTTGATCTTATCCGTGGTAAGAACGTTGCTGATGCAATCGCAATCTTGAAATTCACTCCAAACAAAGCAGCTCGCATTGTTGAGAAAACTCTTAACTCTGCTATCGCTAACGCAGAAAACAACTTTGGTTTGGAAAAAGCTAACTTGGTAGTATCTGAAACATTCGCAAACGAAGGACCAACAATGAAACGTTTCCGTCCACGTGCGAAAGGTTCAGCTTCACCAATCAACAAACGCACAACTCACGTAACAGTAGTTGTGTCAGAAAAATAA